The DNA window GGCCTCGGCGATGAACAGGGCCGGGTCGTTGCAGTCCGCGTAGCCGACGGCGTCGAGCCCGCGCTGCCCGGCGCAGCCCGCCCACCCGTGGTCGGCGACCACCAGGTCGGGCAGCGGCGTGCCCTGGTGCTCGAAGCAGTCCAGGATGGCGGCCATCGGCGCGGGCGAGTGGGTGTGCCACAGGGTCGCGCCGCGCTCCAGCATCGCCACGTCCGCGAACTGGAAGACCATGCCCTCGTCCGCGAACAGCCCGCCCGGGATCCGCACGATCTCGCAGCCGGCCGCCCGCAGCGCCGCGGCGGTCTGGCGGTGGACGTCGAGCAGGCCGCCGGGGTGGCCGGTCGCGAAGAGCACGCGCTCGCCGTCAGCGGCGGCCTTGCGCAGCCGCGCGGCCATCCGCTCCAGCGCGTCGACCGTCAGCTCGGGGTCGATGGTGTCCTGGCCCTGCCGGTGGGACGGGTCGTCGTTGACGCCGCAGCG is part of the Streptomyces zhihengii genome and encodes:
- a CDS encoding phosphatase; its protein translation is MPIPSRAALVDHLVRSRIAGDVATPRDNNLSHYRKLANGDRHYWLGLELGDRWTDEQDVLAVMAERCGVNDDPSHRQGQDTIDPELTVDALERMAARLRKAAADGERVLFATGHPGGLLDVHRQTAAALRAAGCEIVRIPGGLFADEGMVFQFADVAMLERGATLWHTHSPAPMAAILDCFEHQGTPLPDLVVADHGWAGCAGQRGLDAVGYADCNDPALFIAEAEGTLQVTVPLDDHVTDPRFYDPMTAYLLDAAGLDVPA